In Tetrapisispora phaffii CBS 4417 chromosome 6, complete genome, a single genomic region encodes these proteins:
- the PAR32 gene encoding Par32p (similar to Saccharomyces cerevisiae YDL173W; ancestral locus Anc_7.362), with protein sequence MGSKYMISTGRGGAGNIHSSETKAAPKMVRQGSQTPNIIQPVYSTGRGGAGNMRKNVDPKLTRKAQDVEECGEETDRSPDDDFINIDDVVEKSHDSDLIDDSVTPIQILKGNSVNAAISNVRSQSATANNLSGSSGRSKSRRNSIKKTSTGGDKPKAIAIGRGGAGNMLSPSASNKSLEAYLSNTSYDRAKAKKTRKNKSHKKSNCIIC encoded by the coding sequence atgggTTCTAAGTACATGATCTCGACAGGAAGGGGTGGGGCAGGAAATATACACTCTTCTGAGACAAAGGCCGCTCCAAAAATGGTCAGGCAGGGATCGCAGACaccaaatattattcaGCCAGTGTATAGCACAGGTAGAGGTGGTGCAGGTAATATGAGGAAAAATGTTGACCCAAAACTTACGCGGAAAGCTCAAGATGTAGAGGAATGTGGTGAAGAAACTGATAGAAGTCCAGATGAcgattttataaatattgatgatgTTGTTGAGAAATCTCACGACAGTGATTTGATCGATGATTCAGTAACCCCGATACAGATTTTGAAGGGAAATTCAGTCAATGCAGCCATATCGAATGTAAGGTCGCAATCTGCAACAGCCAATAATTTATCTGGTTCTTCAGGGAGAAGTAAATCTAGaagaaattcaattaaaaaaaccTCAACTGGAGGTGATAAGCCTAAGGCCATTGCGATTGGAAGAGGGGGTGCAGGAAATATGTTATCTCCTTCTGCGAGTAATAAATCTTTAGAAGCATATCTTAGTAATACAAGTTATGATAGAGCAAAGGCTAAGAAGACAAGGAAAAATAAAAGCCACAAGAAATCAAATTGCataatttgttaa